From Acidimicrobiales bacterium, the proteins below share one genomic window:
- the mreC gene encoding rod shape-determining protein MreC, which yields MVAPRRTSRPRFTLLLIVLTAITLITLDYRANGGGVTGSIRNAARTVLQPVGTAVDYVVTPVGNVVGGILDFGRVRHENAKLRDELAQARSQVVEAQDAKSQLQRMEDELNLSSTGDIPSVAARVTGGSPSALQLTIEIDKGEDDGITRGMPVVSGGALIGRVQRAIAHRSTIQLLSDPALSVGVRLARTGDLSVATGDGGDMVMSLVEPNTEIHTNDAVVTSGLQESEYPGGLPVGRVISSKKDRAGLTQSVRVRPLVNLRRLSFVRVLQWSPS from the coding sequence GTGGTCGCCCCCAGGCGCACTTCCCGCCCGCGCTTCACGCTGCTGCTGATCGTCCTCACCGCGATCACGCTGATCACCCTCGACTACCGCGCCAACGGCGGTGGGGTCACCGGGTCGATCCGCAACGCGGCGCGCACCGTGCTCCAGCCCGTCGGCACCGCCGTCGACTACGTCGTCACGCCCGTCGGCAACGTCGTGGGCGGCATCCTCGACTTCGGCCGCGTCCGCCACGAGAACGCCAAGCTGCGCGACGAACTGGCGCAGGCTCGCAGTCAGGTGGTCGAAGCCCAGGACGCCAAAAGCCAACTCCAGCGCATGGAGGACGAGCTCAACCTGTCGAGCACGGGTGACATCCCGTCGGTGGCGGCGCGGGTGACCGGCGGCTCGCCCTCGGCGCTGCAACTCACGATCGAGATCGACAAGGGCGAGGACGACGGGATCACGCGGGGGATGCCCGTAGTGTCGGGCGGCGCGCTGATCGGGCGCGTGCAACGCGCCATCGCCCATCGTTCGACGATCCAGCTGCTGTCCGATCCGGCGTTGAGCGTCGGCGTGCGCCTCGCCCGCACCGGTGACCTCAGCGTGGCGACAGGCGACGGCGGCGACATGGTGATGTCGCTGGTCGAGCCCAATACCGAGATCCACACCAACGACGCCGTCGTGACGAGCGGGCTGCAGGAAAGCGAGTATCCCGGCGGCCTGCCCGTTGGGCGGGTGATCTCTTCCAAGAAAGATCGCGCGGGTTTGACCCAGTCCGTGCGGGTTCGTCCGCTGGTGAACCTGCGCAGACTTTCCTTCGTTCGTGTGCTGCAGTGGTCGCCGTCGTGA
- a CDS encoding class I tRNA ligase family protein — translation MSLTRLLVAPAVLAAEPDAVALAAARAAAERRFDTEGDTELIVGTLEGDLASQHAVEVDLAREGLDRTVIGRESFVERVRDSEARHRAELRDALSDAGVTADVDGGRTADEAVLRAARIAFVRLYDAGLLERSERVVDICSRCQTVVEATDAAPVPTDEVRAVINLDGLEVALVELELLPGVVAVAVPAAHPSAGATVRVPLGRDVPVIADESDEPWFVIPAHSAGALDVARHHGLAPVPVLNRDGVVVSEGPLAGLARYAARAAAADLLRAEGVLVSEVTETVDQLRCGRCATSLTPLLGWHWFLRTADLEVAAADAVREGALQIDDVEARERFVDRAARAEAWCLSNQVWAGEVVPAASCIDCGQLAVTAEPSPSCGKCMGELVPTDDVLDARFLAALWPLALTGWPVDKVEVDRTIVFAGPDDVTGFALPVAALGLRLAGAVPYDELVSVAAE, via the coding sequence GTGTCGCTGACGCGGTTGTTGGTCGCGCCTGCCGTACTGGCGGCGGAGCCCGATGCGGTTGCACTCGCAGCGGCGCGCGCCGCCGCCGAGCGGCGCTTCGACACCGAAGGCGACACCGAGTTGATCGTCGGCACTCTCGAGGGCGACCTGGCGTCACAGCACGCCGTCGAGGTGGATCTGGCGCGCGAGGGGTTGGACCGCACGGTCATCGGCCGCGAGTCCTTCGTCGAGCGCGTCCGCGATTCCGAGGCCCGGCACCGCGCGGAGTTGCGGGACGCGCTGAGCGACGCCGGCGTCACCGCCGACGTCGACGGGGGCCGCACGGCGGACGAAGCAGTGCTGCGGGCGGCGCGCATCGCGTTCGTGCGGTTGTACGACGCCGGACTCCTCGAGCGCTCCGAGCGCGTCGTCGACATCTGTTCGCGTTGCCAAACGGTCGTCGAGGCCACCGACGCCGCTCCAGTGCCCACCGACGAGGTGCGCGCGGTGATCAACCTCGACGGACTCGAAGTGGCGCTCGTCGAGCTCGAACTGCTGCCCGGCGTGGTCGCCGTCGCTGTACCCGCCGCGCATCCGAGCGCCGGTGCGACGGTGCGCGTGCCCCTCGGTCGCGACGTCCCTGTCATTGCGGACGAAAGCGACGAGCCCTGGTTTGTGATCCCGGCGCATTCGGCGGGCGCGCTCGACGTGGCCCGCCACCACGGGCTGGCGCCGGTACCCGTGCTCAATCGCGACGGCGTCGTCGTCAGCGAAGGACCCCTCGCAGGCCTGGCGCGCTACGCGGCACGCGCCGCGGCCGCCGACTTGCTCCGGGCCGAAGGTGTGCTCGTCTCCGAGGTGACCGAGACGGTCGACCAGTTGCGCTGCGGCCGCTGTGCCACGTCGCTCACGCCGTTGCTCGGCTGGCACTGGTTCCTACGGACGGCGGATCTCGAGGTTGCGGCCGCTGACGCCGTGCGTGAGGGCGCGTTGCAGATCGACGACGTCGAGGCGCGCGAACGCTTCGTCGACCGCGCCGCCCGGGCCGAAGCCTGGTGCCTGTCGAATCAGGTGTGGGCGGGCGAGGTCGTACCGGCGGCGAGTTGCATCGACTGCGGGCAGCTGGCGGTCACCGCCGAGCCGTCGCCGTCGTGTGGCAAGTGCATGGGCGAACTCGTGCCCACCGACGACGTGCTCGACGCCCGCTTCCTCGCCGCGCTGTGGCCGCTGGCGCTGACGGGTTGGCCCGTCGACAAGGTCGAGGTCGACCGCACGATCGTGTTCGCAGGCCCCGATGACGTGACCGGCTTCGCCTTGCCCGTCGCCGCCCTCGGGCTGCGCCTCGCCGGTGCCGTGCCCTACGACGAACTCGTGAGCGTCGCGGCCGAATGA
- the mreD gene encoding rod shape-determining protein MreD: protein MVAVVTDGNRILRVALVLLVLLELQLHIVDGIQIAGHHPVILFLVPIAAALEGDGSRAAVAGFVTGLVFDLFLETPLGLTALVFAIVGYGVASFERGVIRADRWLQPAVAGVASALGVVGIGMAAAIFGEPQYFRVSLIGSVLVVGVFNAIVATPVIRAVRWALGPVAVHGSLHA, encoded by the coding sequence GTGGTCGCCGTCGTGACGGATGGAAATCGCATTCTTCGCGTAGCCCTGGTGCTGCTCGTGCTGCTCGAACTTCAGCTGCACATCGTCGACGGGATCCAGATCGCCGGCCATCACCCGGTGATCTTGTTCCTCGTACCGATCGCCGCCGCGCTCGAGGGCGACGGCTCGCGCGCCGCGGTGGCGGGGTTCGTCACCGGCCTCGTGTTCGACCTCTTCCTCGAAACACCGCTCGGGCTCACGGCGCTCGTATTCGCCATCGTCGGCTACGGCGTGGCGTCGTTCGAGCGCGGTGTGATCCGCGCCGATCGCTGGTTGCAGCCGGCGGTCGCCGGCGTCGCCAGCGCCTTGGGTGTCGTCGGCATCGGCATGGCGGCGGCGATCTTCGGCGAGCCGCAGTACTTCCGCGTCTCGCTGATCGGCTCCGTGCTCGTCGTCGGCGTGTTCAACGCCATCGTGGCGACTCCCGTGATTCGCGCCGTGCGCTGGGCTCTCGGCCCCGTCGCCGTGCACGGGAGCCTGCATGCCTGA
- a CDS encoding rod shape-determining protein has protein sequence MFSNLLGRDMAVDLGTANTLVYVRGRGIVLNEPSVVAVNVRDGRPLAVGMEAKRMIGRTPNHIRAIRPLKDGVIADFDICEKMLRYFIQKVHQRRFSHPRMVICVPSGITGVEQRAVAEAAEFAGARKPVYIIEEPMAAAIGAGLPVHEPAGNMVVDIGGGTTEVAVISLGGIVTAGSIRIGGDELDESIINYIKKEYSVALGERTAEEIKCYYGSAWPLEEELYFEIRGRDLITGLPKPIMTSTSEIREAIEEPVAAIVDAVKVTLDKTPPELAADIMQRGIVVTGGGALLHGMAARLEHETGMPIVIAPNPLHAVAIGSGQCLEEFEVLKGVFINSNPPN, from the coding sequence ATCTTTTCCAACCTCCTAGGTCGCGACATGGCCGTCGACCTGGGCACGGCCAACACGCTCGTCTACGTGCGCGGCCGTGGCATCGTGCTCAACGAGCCCTCGGTCGTGGCGGTCAACGTGCGCGACGGGCGACCGCTAGCAGTGGGGATGGAAGCCAAGCGCATGATCGGCCGCACGCCGAATCACATCCGCGCCATTCGCCCGCTGAAGGACGGCGTCATCGCCGACTTCGACATCTGCGAAAAGATGCTGCGCTACTTCATCCAGAAGGTGCACCAGCGGCGCTTCTCGCACCCGCGCATGGTCATCTGCGTGCCGTCGGGCATCACCGGCGTCGAGCAGCGGGCCGTGGCCGAGGCCGCCGAGTTCGCCGGGGCCCGTAAGCCCGTCTACATCATCGAAGAGCCCATGGCCGCCGCCATCGGCGCCGGGCTGCCGGTCCACGAACCGGCGGGCAACATGGTCGTCGACATCGGTGGCGGCACTACCGAGGTGGCGGTCATCTCGCTCGGCGGCATCGTGACCGCCGGCTCGATCCGCATCGGCGGCGACGAGCTCGACGAGTCGATCATCAACTACATCAAGAAGGAATACTCCGTCGCCCTCGGTGAGCGGACGGCCGAAGAGATCAAGTGCTACTACGGCTCGGCGTGGCCGCTCGAGGAGGAGCTCTACTTCGAGATCCGCGGTCGCGACCTGATCACCGGTCTGCCCAAGCCGATCATGACCTCGACGAGTGAGATCCGCGAGGCGATCGAAGAGCCGGTCGCCGCCATCGTCGACGCCGTCAAGGTCACGCTGGACAAGACGCCGCCCGAACTCGCCGCCGACATCATGCAGCGAGGGATTGTCGTCACCGGCGGCGGCGCGCTGCTGCACGGCATGGCCGCGCGGCTCGAGCACGAGACGGGCATGCCGATTGTGATCGCGCCCAACCCACTGCACGCCGTGGCCATCGGGTCGGGTCAGTGCCTCGAGGAGTTCGAGGTCCTCAAGGGCGTCTTCATTAACTCGAACCCCCCGAACTAG
- a CDS encoding Mur ligase family protein, whose translation MNFDAAVEFLDEHINMEKMLAGERATAPTLERIRELLRLLGDPEQQYPIVHVTGTNGKTSTSRAIGRLLMAHDLTVGTYTSPHVVSLTERILRDDVPITRDDFGSLIGQLARLEPLLAERPTWFELMTAAAYAHFADTAVNAAVIEVGLGGTWDATNAADGAVAVVTSVGLDHLEFLGDTAEDVAAEKSGIIKAGADVVVGYVDDGPRRVIDERAREVGAASIVHAGEDFALTSDRVAIGGRLVSVRTPRARYDEIFLPLHGGHQSENLACAIAATEAFFDRPLNEELVLAATAGLTSPGRLEVVGRNPLVILDGTKNEMGAAAVKHALDEEWSTVSPRVLVVGMLQGKGKDPERLLDALGATSAELVIAVPAPSPRTMDPEAIAAAALDLGVNAEVAGTVDEGVARAKFVAGADGLVLVAGSLYVAGAATHH comes from the coding sequence ATGAATTTCGACGCCGCAGTCGAATTCCTCGACGAGCACATCAACATGGAAAAGATGCTGGCGGGGGAGCGGGCGACCGCGCCCACGCTCGAGCGGATCCGTGAGTTGCTGCGCCTGCTCGGAGATCCCGAACAGCAGTACCCGATCGTGCACGTGACCGGCACGAACGGCAAGACGTCGACGAGCCGCGCCATCGGTCGGCTGCTCATGGCTCACGACCTCACGGTCGGTACGTACACGAGCCCGCACGTCGTATCGCTCACCGAACGGATCCTGCGCGACGACGTCCCCATCACCCGCGACGACTTCGGCAGTCTGATCGGGCAGCTGGCGCGGCTTGAACCGTTGCTCGCCGAGCGCCCCACGTGGTTCGAGCTGATGACCGCGGCGGCGTACGCCCACTTCGCCGACACCGCGGTGAATGCGGCGGTGATCGAAGTCGGACTCGGCGGAACGTGGGACGCCACCAACGCTGCTGACGGCGCCGTGGCCGTCGTGACGTCGGTCGGTCTCGACCACCTCGAGTTCCTCGGAGACACCGCCGAGGACGTTGCCGCCGAGAAGTCCGGCATCATCAAAGCCGGCGCGGACGTCGTGGTCGGATACGTCGACGACGGTCCCCGCCGCGTGATCGACGAGCGCGCTCGTGAGGTCGGCGCGGCCAGCATCGTCCATGCGGGCGAGGACTTCGCCCTCACCAGTGATCGTGTGGCCATCGGCGGGCGCCTCGTGTCGGTGCGCACGCCGCGAGCGCGCTACGACGAGATCTTCCTGCCGCTGCACGGCGGACACCAGTCCGAGAACCTGGCGTGCGCCATCGCCGCCACCGAAGCGTTCTTCGACCGGCCGCTGAACGAGGAGCTGGTCCTCGCCGCCACCGCCGGCTTGACGTCGCCCGGTCGCCTCGAGGTCGTCGGCCGCAATCCGCTTGTGATCCTCGACGGCACGAAGAACGAGATGGGCGCGGCGGCCGTCAAGCACGCCCTCGACGAAGAGTGGTCCACGGTGTCGCCTCGCGTGCTCGTCGTCGGGATGCTGCAGGGCAAGGGCAAGGACCCCGAGCGCCTGCTCGACGCCCTTGGCGCCACCAGCGCCGAGCTCGTCATCGCCGTGCCGGCCCCGTCGCCGCGCACCATGGATCCTGAAGCCATCGCCGCCGCGGCGCTCGACCTCGGGGTGAACGCCGAAGTCGCCGGCACGGTCGACGAGGGCGTCGCCCGCGCCAAATTCGTCGCCGGCGCCGACGGCCTCGTCCTCGTGGCCGGCTCGCTGTACGTCGCCGGCGCCGCCACCCACCACTGA
- a CDS encoding TIGR03960 family B12-binding radical SAM protein, with product MTQEATLWNRVEALLAMVQKPARYIGCEDGAISPSYGPETVSWLLVYPDTYEVGLPNQGLQILYELLNEAPDTAAERSYAPWSDMEAQMRAHGVPLFSLETHRAASDFDVLAFNLSAELVYTNVLNCIDLAGVPIQAADRSDDDFFVCAGGHCTFNPEPLADFVDFFVIGDGEEVVREITESIRATRGQRRAERLRALATVPGVYVPSLYDVVYDGPRIATVAPRFADVPSRVDKRTIADLGAWPYPKHQLVPLTEVVHDRLNVEVFRGCTRGCRFCQAGMITRPVRERPADQVRTMVTEGLKRTGYDEVSLTSLSSADYSGIKEVVGGIVNDPECGGQVSVSLPSLRVDAFTVGIAAEIQKARRTGLTFAPEAGTWRMRQVINKLITEEDLYASVEAAFSQGWRRVKLYFLIGLPTETDDDVLGIAELARNCAAIGRRHTKAANVVASVGGFVPKPQTPFQWFGQVPVDELQRRVWLLKDAFKTIKGAQLKWHDPKASLAEGIASRGDRRMGAVIEEVWRNGGVFQEWSECFSVDRWLDAMAKHGLAVEDFVYRHRGRDEILPWSHIGAGLHEDFLWDDWQDALAEHGLPDCRWTPCYDCGACTEFGIEHVVASNVPPAGGSQGTGQDLTAGGEIPVQLLATRGGGA from the coding sequence ATGACGCAGGAAGCCACCCTGTGGAACAGGGTTGAGGCGCTGCTGGCCATGGTGCAGAAGCCGGCGCGGTACATCGGGTGCGAAGACGGGGCGATTTCCCCGTCATACGGCCCCGAGACCGTTTCGTGGTTGCTCGTCTACCCCGACACCTACGAAGTCGGGCTTCCCAACCAAGGTCTCCAGATCCTCTACGAGTTGCTCAACGAGGCGCCGGATACGGCCGCCGAGCGCTCGTACGCGCCCTGGAGCGACATGGAAGCGCAGATGCGGGCCCACGGCGTGCCGCTGTTCTCGCTCGAGACCCACCGCGCCGCGTCCGACTTCGACGTGCTGGCGTTCAACCTGTCGGCGGAGCTCGTCTACACCAACGTCCTCAACTGCATCGACCTCGCCGGCGTCCCGATCCAGGCGGCGGACCGGTCCGACGACGACTTCTTCGTATGTGCCGGTGGTCACTGCACGTTCAACCCTGAGCCGCTTGCGGACTTCGTCGACTTTTTCGTGATCGGCGACGGCGAGGAAGTCGTGCGCGAGATCACCGAGTCGATCCGCGCCACCCGCGGCCAGCGGCGCGCCGAGCGCCTGCGGGCGCTGGCCACGGTGCCGGGCGTGTACGTGCCCTCGCTCTACGACGTCGTGTACGACGGGCCGCGCATCGCCACGGTGGCCCCCCGGTTCGCCGACGTGCCGAGCCGAGTCGACAAGCGCACCATCGCCGACCTCGGCGCGTGGCCGTATCCCAAGCACCAACTCGTGCCGCTGACCGAGGTCGTGCACGATCGTCTCAACGTCGAGGTCTTCCGCGGCTGCACGCGGGGGTGTCGCTTCTGCCAGGCCGGGATGATCACGCGGCCGGTGCGCGAGCGCCCTGCCGATCAGGTGCGCACGATGGTGACCGAAGGTCTCAAGCGCACCGGCTACGACGAGGTGTCGCTCACGTCGCTGTCGAGCGCGGACTATTCCGGCATCAAGGAAGTCGTCGGGGGCATCGTCAACGACCCCGAGTGCGGCGGCCAGGTGAGTGTGTCGCTGCCGTCGTTGCGGGTCGACGCCTTCACCGTCGGCATCGCCGCCGAGATCCAAAAGGCGCGCCGCACCGGCCTCACCTTCGCCCCCGAAGCGGGCACGTGGCGCATGCGCCAGGTCATCAACAAGCTCATCACCGAAGAGGACTTGTACGCGTCGGTCGAAGCGGCGTTCTCGCAGGGCTGGCGGCGGGTGAAGCTGTACTTCCTCATCGGGTTGCCGACCGAAACCGACGACGACGTGCTCGGCATCGCCGAGTTGGCCCGCAACTGCGCGGCGATCGGTCGCCGGCACACGAAGGCGGCCAACGTCGTGGCGTCGGTCGGGGGATTCGTACCGAAGCCGCAGACGCCGTTCCAGTGGTTCGGCCAGGTGCCCGTGGACGAACTCCAGCGCCGCGTATGGCTGCTCAAGGACGCGTTCAAGACGATCAAGGGCGCGCAACTGAAGTGGCACGACCCCAAGGCGTCGCTCGCCGAAGGCATCGCGTCGCGCGGCGATCGCCGGATGGGCGCGGTGATCGAAGAGGTGTGGCGCAACGGCGGGGTGTTCCAGGAGTGGTCCGAGTGCTTCTCGGTCGACCGCTGGCTCGACGCCATGGCCAAGCACGGGTTGGCGGTGGAGGATTTCGTGTACCGGCACCGCGGGCGCGACGAAATCCTGCCGTGGAGCCACATCGGGGCGGGATTGCACGAGGATTTCTTGTGGGACGACTGGCAGGACGCGCTCGCCGAACACGGCCTGCCCGACTGCCGGTGGACGCCGTGTTACGACTGCGGCGCCTGCACGGAGTTCGGCATCGAACACGTCGTCGCAT
- the mrdA gene encoding penicillin-binding protein 2, producing MPDPQGSAHLRLTIVGIIVLSLFATLLSRATYLQAMDSHAFKNQALQNRVRVVYEEAPRGRILDRNNQVLVDNKVSNVITLSREQAAKNDVVIDRLAALLHIQRADIEARVKDQRFSPFTPVPVITEAPEEAIVYIREHQTDFPGVDAARVTERDYPHGTLAAHLLGYVGKINEHELQDHRRDNYQPSDEIGKSGVELLYEKYLRGTPGVTRLEVDSADRVVRTLFHTDPIPGHDIRLTLDLNVQMATEAALTRAMNAAHNTYDRGQAKDFIAPASSAIVLDPRDGSVRAMASFPTYNPADFVGGISTPQYQALTAPDAHSPLTNRALAGEYAPGSTFKLATAVAALNTRLLDPRTSIIDNGRYVVPNCLGAAASAGCVKHNAGNEANGPVNVTRAITVSSDVFFYRLGDLFWRDRSTYGNTAIQDVARALGFGTKTGIGLEEHAGRVPTPDSRAALHDANPKAFPTRGWFPGDNINLAIGQGELVVTPIQLARAYATFAMNGKTYVPRVASDALTENDNGSFTTAATFAPVPASGPTVAPDVKGPIEAGLRGVIADPKGTAYNAFNGFTGMTLAGKTGTAQVHNKQDTALFVSYGPVEDPQWCVAVVVEEAGFGGAIAAPVARHIFDSVLGRTNDNSADIVPSGVD from the coding sequence ATGCCTGATCCGCAGGGATCGGCGCACCTGCGCCTGACGATCGTCGGCATCATCGTGTTGTCGCTCTTCGCGACGCTGCTGAGTCGCGCCACATATCTCCAGGCGATGGACTCGCACGCCTTCAAGAACCAGGCCCTGCAGAACCGCGTGCGCGTCGTCTACGAGGAAGCCCCGCGCGGCCGCATCCTCGACCGCAACAACCAGGTGCTCGTAGACAACAAGGTGTCGAACGTCATCACGCTCAGCCGCGAGCAGGCCGCCAAGAACGACGTCGTGATCGACCGCCTCGCCGCGCTGTTGCACATCCAACGCGCCGACATCGAAGCGCGCGTCAAGGATCAGCGCTTCTCACCCTTCACGCCGGTGCCCGTCATCACCGAAGCGCCCGAAGAGGCGATCGTCTACATCCGCGAGCACCAGACCGACTTTCCCGGCGTCGACGCCGCGCGCGTGACCGAACGCGACTATCCGCACGGGACCCTCGCCGCTCACCTGCTCGGCTACGTCGGCAAGATCAACGAGCACGAGCTGCAGGATCACCGGCGCGACAACTACCAACCGTCCGACGAGATCGGCAAGAGCGGCGTCGAGCTGCTGTACGAGAAGTACCTGCGGGGAACACCGGGCGTGACGCGGCTGGAGGTCGACAGCGCTGATCGCGTCGTGCGCACGCTGTTCCACACCGATCCGATCCCGGGCCACGACATCCGCCTCACGCTCGACCTCAACGTGCAAATGGCGACCGAGGCGGCGCTCACGCGCGCCATGAACGCGGCGCACAACACCTATGACCGCGGGCAGGCAAAGGACTTCATCGCGCCCGCGAGCTCGGCCATCGTCCTCGACCCGCGTGACGGGTCGGTGCGCGCCATGGCGTCGTTCCCGACCTACAACCCGGCGGACTTCGTCGGCGGCATCTCCACGCCGCAGTATCAGGCGCTGACCGCGCCCGACGCGCACAGCCCGCTGACTAATCGCGCCCTCGCCGGCGAGTACGCGCCGGGTTCGACGTTCAAGCTCGCCACCGCCGTCGCCGCCCTGAACACGCGCCTGCTCGACCCGCGCACGAGCATCATCGACAACGGCCGCTACGTCGTGCCCAACTGCCTCGGCGCGGCGGCGTCGGCCGGCTGCGTGAAGCACAACGCCGGCAACGAGGCGAACGGTCCGGTGAACGTCACGAGGGCGATCACGGTGTCGTCGGACGTGTTCTTCTACCGCCTCGGCGATCTGTTCTGGCGCGACCGCAGCACGTACGGCAACACCGCCATCCAGGACGTCGCCCGTGCCCTCGGCTTCGGCACCAAGACCGGTATCGGCCTCGAAGAACACGCGGGGCGCGTGCCGACTCCTGACTCGCGCGCCGCGCTCCACGACGCCAATCCCAAGGCGTTTCCCACGCGCGGGTGGTTCCCCGGCGACAACATCAACCTCGCCATCGGCCAGGGCGAGCTTGTCGTGACACCGATCCAGCTGGCGCGGGCGTACGCGACCTTCGCCATGAACGGCAAGACGTACGTGCCGCGGGTCGCCTCCGACGCGCTGACCGAAAACGACAACGGCAGCTTCACGACGGCGGCCACGTTCGCTCCGGTGCCGGCCAGCGGCCCGACCGTCGCCCCTGACGTGAAGGGGCCGATCGAAGCCGGTCTGCGGGGCGTGATCGCCGATCCGAAAGGCACCGCCTACAACGCCTTCAACGGGTTCACAGGCATGACGCTGGCGGGCAAGACCGGTACCGCTCAGGTGCACAACAAGCAGGACACCGCCCTGTTCGTCTCCTACGGGCCGGTCGAGGACCCGCAATGGTGCGTGGCCGTCGTCGTCGAGGAAGCCGGCTTCGGCGGCGCCATCGCCGCCCCCGTCGCCCGCCACATCTTCGACTCGGTCCTGGGCCGCACCAACGACAACTCCGCTGACATCGTCCCGAGCGGGGTCGACTAG
- the rodA gene encoding rod shape-determining protein RodA: MLRSWRHADHALIIACVAAATLGLVAVFSATRHELAALGLPQNSTVNKQATFVLGGIVVMIIMTFVDYRNLRAMAPYLFGGTVALLLLVKTPLGSQQLGTQARFDFGPYQFQPSEWAKIVMVVCIAAFCASFRGRLTGGHITGLLLLSAVPIGLIYLQPDLGTALVFIAVLLGILAVAGAKPRHLAILAALGVTAFVLVLQLGVLKQYQLDRFGAFLDQQSSSQRVAYSVSPAKYNLNQSKIAIGSGGLTGKGLFKGTQTNLRYVPEQSTDFVFTVVGEELGLVGSSALILLFGFITWRMWRAAATSRDLFGTLVCVGVLCMFVFQIFENIGMTMGIMPITGIPLPFISYGGSSTLAAFAGVGLVLNVGMRRFS, translated from the coding sequence ATGCTGCGGTCGTGGCGGCACGCCGACCATGCGCTGATCATCGCCTGCGTGGCCGCGGCCACCCTCGGCCTCGTGGCGGTGTTCTCCGCCACACGTCACGAACTCGCAGCGCTCGGTCTGCCGCAGAACAGCACGGTGAACAAGCAGGCGACGTTCGTGCTCGGCGGCATCGTCGTGATGATCATCATGACCTTTGTCGACTACCGCAACCTGCGGGCGATGGCGCCGTACTTGTTCGGCGGCACGGTGGCGTTGCTATTGCTCGTCAAGACACCGCTCGGTTCGCAACAACTCGGCACCCAGGCGCGCTTCGACTTCGGGCCCTACCAGTTCCAGCCGTCGGAGTGGGCCAAGATCGTGATGGTCGTGTGCATCGCCGCGTTCTGCGCGTCGTTCCGCGGCCGCCTCACGGGCGGCCACATCACCGGCCTTTTGCTGCTGTCGGCCGTCCCCATCGGCCTCATCTACCTCCAGCCCGACCTCGGTACCGCACTCGTCTTCATCGCCGTGCTGCTCGGGATCCTCGCCGTGGCGGGTGCCAAGCCGCGCCACCTCGCGATCCTCGCCGCCCTCGGCGTCACCGCCTTCGTGCTCGTGCTCCAACTGGGTGTGCTGAAGCAGTACCAGCTCGACCGCTTCGGCGCCTTCTTGGACCAGCAGAGCTCGAGTCAGCGCGTCGCCTACAGCGTGAGTCCGGCGAAGTACAACCTCAACCAGTCCAAGATCGCCATCGGTTCAGGCGGCCTGACGGGCAAGGGGCTGTTCAAGGGCACGCAGACGAACCTGCGCTACGTCCCGGAGCAGTCGACCGACTTCGTCTTCACCGTGGTGGGCGAGGAACTCGGCCTCGTCGGGTCGAGTGCGCTGATCTTGTTGTTCGGGTTCATTACTTGGCGCATGTGGCGCGCCGCGGCGACGTCGCGGGACCTGTTCGGCACGCTCGTCTGCGTGGGGGTGCTGTGCATGTTCGTGTTCCAGATTTTCGAGAACATCGGCATGACGATGGGGATCATGCCGATCACCGGCATCCCGCTTCCCTTCATCAGTTATGGCGGCTCGTCGACCTTGGCAGCCTTCGCCGGCGTCGGCCTGGTGCTCAACGTCGGCATGCGCCGGTTTAGCTAG
- the ndk gene encoding nucleoside-diphosphate kinase — MADRTFVICKPDAVERGLTGEIIRRFENKGLKIVAAELRVIDAEVAGKHYAEHAEKPFFGELVSFIGRSPAMLLVLEGPEDTWKVVRTMMGVTNPRESAPGTIRGDYGIEVTENLVHGSDGPESAAREIALFFPGL; from the coding sequence ATGGCAGACCGTACGTTCGTTATCTGTAAGCCCGACGCAGTGGAGCGGGGCCTGACCGGCGAGATCATCCGCCGCTTCGAGAACAAGGGACTCAAGATCGTTGCCGCCGAGCTGCGCGTCATCGACGCGGAGGTCGCCGGCAAGCACTACGCCGAGCACGCCGAGAAGCCCTTTTTCGGCGAGCTGGTGAGCTTCATCGGGCGCAGCCCGGCGATGCTGCTCGTGCTGGAAGGCCCGGAAGACACCTGGAAGGTCGTGCGCACGATGATGGGCGTCACGAACCCCCGAGAATCGGCGCCGGGCACGATCCGGGGCGACTACGGCATCGAGGTCACCGAGAACCTGGTGCACGGCAGCGACGGCCCCGAGTCGGCCGCCCGCGAGATCGCACTGTTCTTCCCGGGGCTGTAG